TGGCCAAAAATGCAATGTTTAACCTCATAGTTTCGAATAAACTATCTTAACAACCTTTTGACATTTTTGAACGCATTACAGAATCAAGAGCAGTAACACAATACATTGCACACCAATATGCTGACAAGGGAACCCCGCTGATACATCAAGATCCAAAGAAGATGGCAATAATCTCAGTATGGCTAGAAGTTGAAGCACAGAAATTCGATGTGTTTGCTTCGAAGCTAAGCACCGAGACTCTAATGAAGCCACTCAAAGGCATGACTGCAGATGAAGCTGCAGTGGAGCAACTGCAGAGTCAATTAGCTCCAATTCTTGATGTTTACGAAGCCCGGCTAGCCGAATCAAAATACTTGGGAGGAGACAGCTTCACATTGGCTGATTTGCATCATGTTCCTATCATTAATTACTTGATGAAAACCAAAGCTAAGACTTTGTTTGATCAGCGGAGGCACGTGAGCGCATGGTGTGCTGATATATTGGCCAGGCTTGCTTGTTCGAAAGTTCTTCAAGGGGTCAAGATTTGAGTCCGAAATGACATGTTTAAGGAAATCTacttacatttaaataaaaatcgagGATTTTACTAATACGGCACATGTCACAATCATCTGATATAAATGTAAATTCTCAAAACGAAAGCGAAACCATCCATGAAACTCAATTATTGAAAAGGTATATGGACATCCAAATAAGTTATCAATTTAAAAAACCCGT
This window of the Primulina huaijiensis isolate GDHJ02 chromosome 3, ASM1229523v2, whole genome shotgun sequence genome carries:
- the LOC140973343 gene encoding glutathione S-transferase-like, translated to MAIKVYGHPYSPATQRVLLCLTEKNLEYEFVFVDLTTAEQKNQPFISINPFGQVPSLEDGDLKLFESRAVTQYIAHQYADKGTPLIHQDPKKMAIISVWLEVEAQKFDVFASKLSTETLMKPLKGMTADEAAVEQLQSQLAPILDVYEARLAESKYLGGDSFTLADLHHVPIINYLMKTKAKTLFDQRRHVSAWCADILARLACSKVLQGVKI